The Methanolobus sp. WCC4 genome includes the window TTTTGCATTATGTTTTCAGCTTACTCAGTATTTTAAGCTTAAATTAAAAGGACGTATATTTAAAATGTTTAACAGAGAAGAATCCACAGCGCCAGTAGATGCCGGCGAGACATACGATGTAACAATTGAAGATATCGCAAGAGAAGGCGACGGAATTGCAAGAGTAAGCGGTTTCGTAATTTTCGTCCCAGGCACATCCGTAGGCGACGAAGTAACCATCAAAGTAACAAAGGTTCTCAGAAAGTTCGCATTCGGTGAAGTAGCTGACTAAGCACTTCACTTTTGTTGAAGTATCCAATGATACTTCAGCATTTTTTCAATATATCTTATTCAACTAACGTATTTTAATATCTTTTTTATCACATCAACTTCTTTCTTCCCGAATCCATTCTTTCTATTCTCAGATATGTTCAGGACATATCACTTCAGAATATAATCGTCCATGACCTCTGGTCAGGAAAAGAGAAGAATTGCAGAATTAGAAATAAAAATTAAATTACGATACAATGCAAGATCATGATGAAAAATTGAAGTGTAAAAACAAAAAACGGAATGGCACCTCAGAAAAGATGAATAAATAAAT containing:
- a CDS encoding TRAM domain-containing protein, coding for MFNREESTAPVDAGETYDVTIEDIAREGDGIARVSGFVIFVPGTSVGDEVTIKVTKVLRKFAFGEVAD